One window of Agromyces rhizosphaerae genomic DNA carries:
- a CDS encoding MMPL family transporter, with protein MSEQTPSATRSTSRVPTWLRVLIPSILVLGWFAAFGMGGASFGQLSDVSTNDQAQFLPASAEATEVNELQAEFRDDDLIPAVVVYAADGELTDDQVEEITAQRDAFESIAGVDAEGASPVIVSDDGEAAQVVVPVVSGEEGTEAVEELRALIADEPIDGVTAAVTGPAGFTADLSGAFAGIDGLLIAVAFAAVFVILVIVYRSPLLPVIVLFTSLTALCTSVLVVVSLAAADVLLLTGQTQGILFILVIGAATDYALLYIARYRETLATEPTKWAATWAALRGSWEPILASGGTVIAGLLILLVSELNSNKSLGPVAAIGIVCALLAALTLLPALLLWAGRVAFWPRRPRAASDDPEQVGSGARGFWGAVSRLVSRRPRWVWIVSTLLLAVMSLGLVQLKAEGVPSSEFVLGESQARDGQELLGEHFPAGSGTPAVVIGPEDDLQQMADVALGVDGIASVAVLASDSPSGQAEVTADGIQPLGPPGTPAPEPDVVDGAVLLQATLEDPADSLEAEATVEALRDALDAVSEEALVGGTTAIALDTNAAAIADRTLIIPLVLAAILLILMMLLRSILAPVLLIASVVLSFGAALGVSAVVFETVFGWDGADPSVPLFGFVFLVALGVDYNIFLMTRVREESLVHGTRPGILRGLALTAGVITSAGLVLAATFAALGVIPILFLAQIAFIVAFGVLLDTFLVRTLLVPALAYDIGPAIWWPSKLSRPHDGRHVGGHATGAGPDEAGDAAQATEGARTEATVR; from the coding sequence ATGAGCGAGCAGACCCCCTCCGCGACCCGTTCCACGTCCCGCGTGCCCACCTGGCTCCGCGTCCTGATCCCGAGCATCCTCGTGCTCGGGTGGTTCGCGGCGTTCGGCATGGGCGGCGCCTCCTTCGGGCAGCTGTCCGACGTGTCAACCAACGACCAGGCGCAGTTCCTCCCGGCGAGCGCGGAGGCGACCGAGGTCAACGAGCTGCAGGCGGAGTTCCGCGACGACGACCTGATCCCGGCGGTCGTGGTCTACGCGGCCGACGGCGAGCTCACCGACGACCAGGTCGAGGAGATCACCGCGCAGCGCGACGCCTTCGAGTCCATCGCGGGCGTCGACGCCGAGGGGGCGTCGCCGGTGATCGTCTCGGACGACGGCGAGGCGGCCCAGGTCGTCGTCCCCGTCGTCTCGGGGGAGGAGGGCACCGAGGCGGTCGAGGAGCTGCGCGCGCTGATCGCCGACGAGCCCATCGACGGCGTCACCGCGGCGGTGACCGGGCCCGCGGGGTTCACCGCCGACCTCAGCGGCGCGTTCGCCGGCATCGACGGCCTGCTCATCGCCGTGGCCTTCGCCGCGGTGTTCGTGATCCTGGTCATCGTCTACCGCTCGCCGCTGCTGCCCGTGATCGTGCTGTTCACCAGCCTCACCGCGCTGTGCACCTCGGTGCTCGTCGTGGTCTCGCTCGCGGCGGCCGACGTGCTCCTGCTCACCGGCCAGACCCAGGGCATCCTCTTCATCCTCGTGATCGGCGCGGCCACCGACTACGCGCTGCTCTACATCGCGCGCTATCGCGAGACGCTCGCGACCGAGCCGACGAAGTGGGCCGCGACCTGGGCCGCGCTGCGCGGCTCGTGGGAGCCGATCCTCGCGTCCGGCGGCACGGTGATCGCGGGCCTGCTCATCCTGCTCGTGAGCGAGCTCAACTCGAACAAGTCGCTCGGTCCGGTCGCCGCGATCGGCATCGTGTGCGCGCTGCTCGCCGCGCTGACGCTGCTGCCCGCGCTGCTGCTCTGGGCGGGCCGGGTCGCGTTCTGGCCGCGGCGTCCGCGCGCGGCATCCGACGACCCCGAGCAGGTCGGCAGCGGTGCGCGCGGCTTCTGGGGGGCGGTCAGCCGGCTCGTCTCCCGCCGGCCGCGCTGGGTGTGGATCGTCTCGACCCTGCTGCTCGCCGTGATGTCGCTGGGGCTCGTGCAGCTGAAGGCCGAGGGCGTGCCGTCGAGCGAGTTCGTGCTCGGGGAGTCGCAGGCGCGCGACGGCCAGGAGCTGCTGGGCGAGCACTTCCCCGCGGGGTCCGGCACGCCCGCCGTCGTGATCGGCCCGGAGGACGACCTGCAGCAGATGGCGGACGTGGCGCTCGGCGTCGACGGCATCGCATCGGTCGCCGTGCTCGCCTCCGACTCGCCGTCGGGCCAGGCCGAGGTCACCGCGGACGGCATCCAGCCGCTCGGTCCTCCCGGCACGCCGGCGCCCGAGCCCGACGTGGTCGACGGCGCCGTGCTGCTGCAGGCGACGCTGGAGGACCCGGCCGACTCGCTCGAGGCCGAGGCGACGGTCGAGGCGCTGCGCGATGCGCTCGACGCCGTCTCCGAGGAGGCCCTCGTGGGCGGCACGACCGCGATCGCGCTGGACACCAACGCGGCCGCGATCGCCGACCGCACGCTCATCATCCCGCTCGTGCTCGCCGCGATCCTGCTGATCCTCATGATGCTGCTGCGCTCGATCCTCGCGCCGGTGCTGCTGATCGCGAGCGTCGTGCTGTCGTTCGGGGCCGCGCTGGGCGTCTCGGCGGTGGTGTTCGAGACCGTGTTCGGCTGGGACGGCGCCGACCCGTCGGTGCCGTTGTTCGGCTTCGTGTTCCTGGTCGCGCTGGGCGTCGACTACAACATCTTCCTCATGACGCGCGTGCGCGAGGAGTCGCTCGTGCACGGCACCCGGCCGGGGATCCTGCGCGGCCTCGCGCTCACCGCGGGGGTCATCACGTCGGCGGGCCTCGTGCTCGCGGCCACGTTCGCCGCGCTCGGCGTGATCCCGATCCTGTTCCTCGCGCAGATCGCGTTCATCGTCGCGTTCGGCGTGCTGCTCGACACGTTCCTCGTGCGCACGCTGCTCGTGCCCGCGCTGGCCTACGACATCGGGCCGGCGATCTGGTGGCCGTCGAAGCTGTCGCGCCCGCACGACGGGCGGCACGTGGGCGGGCACGCCACCGGTGCGGGCCCGGACGAGGCGGGGGACGCCGCGCAGGCGACGGAGGGGGCGCGCACGGAGGCGACTGTGCGCTGA
- a CDS encoding zf-HC2 domain-containing protein — protein MTDCGCDKAKAELEEYLHDELCKEDAADIREHMAHCEDCSSELRVGQVLTDAVKRACREQAPEHIRDQVLARIRDVQAGHGSPVAGI, from the coding sequence ATGACCGACTGCGGCTGCGACAAGGCGAAGGCGGAGCTCGAGGAGTACCTCCACGACGAGCTCTGCAAGGAGGACGCCGCCGACATCCGGGAGCACATGGCGCACTGCGAGGACTGCTCGAGCGAGCTCCGGGTGGGACAGGTGCTGACGGATGCGGTCAAGCGCGCGTGTCGCGAACAGGCTCCCGAGCACATCCGCGACCAGGTGCTCGCACGCATCCGCGACGTCCAGGCAGGTCACGGATCGCCGGTCGCCGGCATCTGA
- a CDS encoding sigma-70 family RNA polymerase sigma factor → MATDTTGDAQGAQPAEADLGALFEEQALPFLDQLYGAALRMTKNPADAQDLVQETFAKAYAAFAQFTQGTNLKAWLYRILTNTYINTYRKKQREPFQSAIDDLEDWQLGGAESTTARSSRSAEAEAIDHLPDSAVKDALQSLPEDFRLAVYFADVEGFSYQEIADMMHTPIGTVMSRLHRGRRMLRELLADYAGERGFAVQPAAPRTGRKR, encoded by the coding sequence ATGGCAACCGACACCACCGGTGACGCGCAGGGCGCACAGCCGGCCGAGGCGGACCTGGGGGCGCTCTTCGAGGAGCAGGCCCTCCCGTTCCTCGACCAGCTCTACGGCGCTGCACTGCGCATGACCAAGAATCCCGCGGATGCGCAGGACCTCGTCCAGGAGACGTTCGCGAAGGCCTACGCGGCGTTCGCGCAGTTCACCCAGGGCACGAACCTGAAGGCGTGGCTCTACCGCATCCTCACCAACACCTACATCAACACCTACCGCAAGAAGCAGCGGGAGCCGTTCCAGTCGGCGATCGACGACCTCGAGGACTGGCAGCTGGGCGGTGCGGAGTCGACGACCGCGCGGTCGAGCCGATCGGCCGAGGCCGAGGCGATCGACCACCTGCCCGACAGCGCGGTGAAGGACGCCCTGCAGTCGCTGCCCGAGGACTTCCGGCTCGCGGTCTACTTCGCCGACGTGGAGGGGTTCTCGTACCAGGAGATCGCCGACATGATGCACACACCCATCGGGACCGTGATGAGCCGCCTGCACCGGGGCAGGCGCATGCTCCGCGAGCTCCTGGCCGACTACGCGGGCGAACGCGGCTTCGCCGTGCAGCCGGCCGCACCGCGCACCGGGAGGAAGCGATGA
- the aroA gene encoding 3-phosphoshikimate 1-carboxyvinyltransferase — MQITPYSAPEFDPYGDDDPLAEGDGAWEAPVATRPLDATLAVPGSKSLTNRELVLAALADGPGLLRAPLVSRDTDLMVEGLRALGVRIEPRPGDGGFGDDLLVTPPDEFLGSTTIDCGLAGTVMRFLPPVAALALGPTTFDGDEAARRRPMGGIIDGLRGLGVDLDDDRRGGLPFTVHGTGRVGGGELAIDASASSQFVSGLLLAAARFDDGLVLRHTGERLPSLPHIEMTVAALAARGVPVEQPATGTWRVAPGPIAARDVSIEPDLSNAAPFLCGAVAAGGSVTITGWPESTTQVGARLVDLLPRFGATVRRDGDRVTVSGDGSIRGVRLDLGEAGELVPNLAALAALADEPSEFTGIGHIRHHETDRIAALAAEFQGLGGRVTELDDGLRFEPAPLHGGEWRAYADHRMATTGAIVGLRVPGVRVDDIGSTSKTLPQFPGLWARMLANDPAPRGDASA, encoded by the coding sequence ATGCAGATCACCCCGTATTCCGCGCCCGAGTTCGACCCGTACGGCGACGACGACCCGCTCGCCGAGGGCGACGGCGCGTGGGAGGCACCGGTCGCGACCCGGCCCCTCGACGCGACGCTGGCGGTGCCGGGTTCGAAGTCGCTGACGAACCGCGAACTCGTGCTCGCCGCGCTCGCCGACGGCCCGGGGCTGCTGCGGGCGCCGCTGGTCTCCCGCGACACCGACCTCATGGTCGAGGGGCTCCGCGCACTCGGGGTGCGCATCGAGCCGCGCCCCGGCGACGGCGGCTTCGGCGACGACCTGCTCGTCACCCCGCCCGACGAGTTCCTCGGCTCGACCACCATCGACTGCGGCCTCGCCGGCACCGTCATGCGCTTCCTGCCGCCGGTCGCAGCGCTCGCGCTCGGCCCGACCACGTTCGACGGCGACGAGGCCGCGAGGCGGCGCCCCATGGGCGGCATCATCGACGGGCTGCGCGGGCTCGGCGTCGACCTCGACGACGACCGGCGCGGGGGCCTGCCGTTCACGGTGCACGGCACCGGGCGCGTGGGCGGCGGGGAGCTCGCGATCGACGCCTCCGCGTCGAGCCAGTTCGTCTCCGGGCTGCTGCTGGCCGCCGCGCGCTTCGACGACGGGCTCGTGCTGCGCCACACCGGCGAGCGCCTGCCGAGCCTGCCGCACATCGAGATGACCGTCGCGGCGCTCGCCGCGCGCGGCGTCCCCGTCGAGCAGCCGGCCACGGGCACCTGGCGGGTCGCGCCCGGTCCCATCGCCGCGCGCGACGTGTCGATCGAGCCCGACCTGTCGAACGCCGCCCCATTCCTCTGCGGGGCGGTCGCGGCGGGCGGCTCCGTCACGATCACGGGCTGGCCCGAGTCCACGACCCAGGTCGGGGCGCGCCTGGTCGACCTCCTCCCCCGCTTCGGCGCGACCGTGCGACGCGACGGCGACCGGGTCACGGTCTCCGGCGACGGGAGCATCCGCGGCGTGCGCCTCGACCTCGGCGAGGCGGGCGAACTCGTGCCGAACCTCGCCGCGCTGGCCGCCCTCGCCGACGAGCCGAGCGAGTTCACGGGCATCGGCCACATCCGCCACCACGAGACCGACCGGATCGCCGCGCTCGCGGCCGAGTTCCAGGGCCTCGGCGGGCGGGTGACCGAGCTCGACGACGGCCTGCGGTTCGAGCCCGCGCCGCTGCACGGCGGCGAGTGGCGCGCGTACGCCGACCACCGCATGGCGACCACCGGGGCGATCGTCGGCCTGCGCGTGCCCGGGGTGCGGGTGGACGACATCGGGAGCACGTCGAAGACCCTCCCGCAGTTCCCCGGGCTGTGGGCTCGGATGCTCGCGAACGACCCGGCACCGCGAGGCGACGCGTCGGCATGA
- the rsgA gene encoding ribosome small subunit-dependent GTPase A — MSWWDTDDDEDDEFDFDESDVRVRPNPKANRPRTKVRPEHADAVVGRVLGVDRGRYTVLVDDDEERVVTATRARELRRNAIATGDAVDLVGDTSGDEGSLARIVRVRERSTLLRRSADDTDRVERVIVANADQLLIVVAAANPEPRTRLVDRYLVAAYDAGIRPLLCVTKTDLADPAPFLANFAGLDIPTFTSRKGAAPVAEIAAALVGHRTVLVGHSGVGKSTLVNALVPSAERATGHVNEVTGRGRHTSSSTVSLRVETGPGTEIGGEPGRGWVIDTPGIRSFGLGHVDPGIILRSFTDLAEIAEDCPRGCTHLPDAPDCALDDAAAAGRLDEVGRARLDSLRRLLATFA; from the coding sequence ATGAGCTGGTGGGACACGGACGACGACGAGGACGACGAGTTCGACTTCGACGAGTCCGATGTCCGCGTGCGGCCGAACCCGAAGGCGAACCGCCCCCGCACCAAGGTGCGCCCCGAGCACGCCGACGCCGTGGTCGGGCGCGTGCTGGGGGTCGACCGGGGACGCTACACGGTGCTCGTCGACGACGACGAGGAGCGGGTGGTCACGGCGACGCGCGCCCGCGAACTGCGGCGCAACGCCATCGCCACCGGCGACGCGGTCGACCTCGTGGGCGACACGAGCGGCGACGAGGGCTCGCTCGCACGCATCGTCCGCGTGCGCGAGCGCAGCACCCTGCTCCGGCGCTCGGCCGACGACACCGACCGGGTCGAGCGGGTCATCGTCGCCAACGCCGACCAGCTGCTCATCGTGGTCGCCGCGGCGAACCCCGAGCCCCGCACCCGCCTGGTCGACCGCTACCTGGTCGCGGCGTACGACGCCGGCATCCGCCCGCTGCTCTGCGTGACCAAGACCGACCTGGCCGACCCCGCGCCGTTCCTGGCGAACTTCGCCGGCCTCGACATCCCGACCTTCACGAGCCGGAAGGGCGCCGCGCCGGTGGCCGAGATCGCCGCCGCGCTGGTCGGCCACCGGACCGTGCTCGTCGGGCACTCCGGCGTCGGCAAGTCGACCCTGGTGAACGCCCTCGTGCCGAGCGCCGAGCGGGCGACCGGGCACGTCAACGAGGTCACCGGGCGCGGCCGCCACACGTCGTCGTCGACCGTCTCGCTGCGCGTGGAGACCGGGCCGGGCACCGAGATCGGCGGCGAGCCCGGCCGCGGCTGGGTGATCGACACCCCGGGCATCCGCTCCTTCGGGCTGGGACACGTGGACCCCGGCATCATCCTGCGCTCGTTCACCGACCTCGCGGAGATCGCAGAGGACTGCCCCCGCGGATGCACCCACCTGCCCGACGCACCCGACTGCGCGCTCGACGACGCGGCCGCCGCCGGGCGCCTCGACGAGGTCGGGAGGGCCCGGCTCGACTCGCTGCGGAGGCTGCTCGCGACGTTCGCCTGA
- a CDS encoding GntR family transcriptional regulator: MVDEQADDARVRTALLRGIRRGTWEVGSRLPSESELCATLDAGRGQLRRVLAGLRADGIVAGGRGRPPVVRSSVPVRAFETFVPFSRWAESIGQVPGQRTLEVVRRPAQESEARMLDLPVETPVVAVTRVRSLDERPAMLERSCFPVEAGRTLLHADLDQGSVHDRLIAAGVRLVTARHLIDAVAASGLEAETLGVETGSPILRERRVVRDDRGVAVEFADERYRPEAARFSIEHPVVQSAPAPAPGSPTMDA; the protein is encoded by the coding sequence GTGGTCGACGAGCAGGCGGATGACGCGCGGGTGCGCACGGCACTGCTCCGGGGCATCCGTCGCGGCACCTGGGAGGTCGGCAGCCGGCTGCCCAGCGAGTCGGAGCTGTGCGCGACGCTCGACGCCGGGCGCGGGCAGCTGCGCCGGGTGCTCGCCGGGCTCCGCGCGGACGGCATCGTGGCCGGCGGGCGCGGCAGGCCGCCCGTGGTCCGCAGCTCGGTGCCGGTGCGCGCGTTCGAGACCTTCGTGCCGTTCTCGCGGTGGGCCGAGTCGATCGGACAGGTGCCCGGCCAGCGCACGCTCGAGGTCGTGCGGCGCCCCGCGCAGGAGTCCGAGGCCCGCATGCTCGACCTCCCGGTGGAGACCCCCGTCGTCGCGGTCACCCGGGTGCGCTCGCTCGACGAGCGCCCCGCGATGCTGGAGCGCTCGTGCTTCCCCGTCGAGGCGGGCCGGACCCTGCTCCACGCGGACCTCGACCAGGGCTCGGTGCACGACCGGCTGATCGCCGCGGGCGTGCGCCTGGTCACGGCGCGGCACCTCATCGACGCCGTGGCCGCCAGCGGGCTCGAGGCCGAGACCCTCGGGGTCGAGACCGGGTCGCCCATCCTCCGCGAACGGCGCGTCGTGCGCGACGACCGCGGCGTCGCCGTGGAGTTCGCCGACGAGCGCTACCGCCCCGAGGCGGCGCGCTTCTCGATCGAGCACCCGGTGGTCCAGAGCGCGCCGGCTCCCGCGCCCGGCTCGCCTACGATGGACGCATGA
- the bcp gene encoding thioredoxin-dependent thiol peroxidase yields the protein MTDAVRLAPGDPAPDFTLDDQDGNPVSLSGLRGERVVLYFYPAAMTPGCTTEACDFRDSLASLAAAGVRVVGVSKDPVAALREFADRDGLTFPLLSDTGLEVQQAYGAWGEKQNYGRTVTGSIRSTFVIDPEGRIEKAMYNVKATGHVARVRRELGVDAA from the coding sequence ATGACCGACGCCGTCCGACTCGCCCCCGGCGATCCCGCGCCCGACTTCACCCTCGACGACCAGGACGGCAACCCCGTCTCGCTGTCCGGCCTGCGCGGCGAGCGAGTCGTGCTCTACTTCTACCCCGCGGCCATGACGCCCGGGTGCACGACCGAGGCGTGCGACTTCCGCGACAGCCTCGCGTCGCTGGCCGCGGCCGGCGTGCGCGTCGTCGGCGTCTCCAAGGACCCGGTCGCCGCGCTCCGCGAGTTCGCCGACCGCGACGGCCTCACCTTCCCGCTGCTCAGCGACACCGGCCTCGAGGTGCAGCAGGCGTACGGCGCATGGGGCGAGAAGCAGAACTACGGGCGCACGGTCACGGGCTCGATCCGCTCGACCTTCGTGATCGACCCCGAGGGCCGCATCGAGAAGGCGATGTACAACGTCAAGGCGACCGGCCACGTGGCGCGCGTGCGCCGCGAGCTCGGCGTCGACGCGGCCTAG
- a CDS encoding WhiB family transcriptional regulator has translation MDWRDKAACLTADPELFFPVGNTGPAIDQIEKAKAVCGRCTVTELCLQYALETGQDSGVWGGLSEDERRALKRRAARARRAS, from the coding sequence ATGGATTGGCGCGACAAGGCCGCCTGCCTGACCGCAGACCCCGAACTCTTCTTCCCGGTCGGCAACACCGGTCCCGCGATCGACCAGATCGAGAAGGCGAAGGCCGTCTGCGGTCGCTGCACCGTCACCGAGCTCTGCCTGCAGTACGCGCTCGAGACCGGTCAGGACTCGGGCGTCTGGGGCGGCCTCAGCGAGGACGAGCGTCGCGCCCTCAAGCGCCGCGCCGCCCGCGCCCGCCGCGCCTCCTGA
- a CDS encoding sensor histidine kinase, giving the protein MSTLSDLVLAQGRSSKEDLDWLHMLVGDLQLLADLAFADIVLWAPGADAPFVAVAHARPSGAATLFYRDFVGQPLKEDWRDLVTRAADTGEIVDSSALDWYEEMPTRMRAVPVKRRLQTTGPEVSEHPIAVLTRHSNLSQSRTPSRQELTFNDCADELFAMIASGDFPDLGAPSGPRRGAPRASDGLIRLDMDGVTTFASPNALSAFYRMGFAEELESESLAEVTTRLLAGRLEVDESLPLVVTGRAPWRTDIESKGVTVTLRAIPIRHRGERVGAIVLCRDVTEMRHQEQELITKDATIREIHHRVKNNLQTVASLLRIQARRTHSDEARSALTQAMRRVGAIAVVHDTLSEGLSQNVDFDQVFDRTLLLVAEVAAAHNTTAHPKRTGTFGVLPSAYATPLALALTELVTNAVEHGLDGQEGDVEITAERTPDTLTVEVRDTGSGLPEGKVGEGLGTQIVRTLIQGELGGTIDWHTVVGTGTEVTISVPMRWITQA; this is encoded by the coding sequence GTGTCGACGCTCAGTGATCTCGTTCTCGCCCAGGGCCGCAGCAGCAAGGAGGACCTCGACTGGCTGCACATGCTCGTGGGCGACCTGCAACTCCTGGCGGACCTCGCGTTCGCCGACATCGTGCTCTGGGCACCCGGCGCCGACGCCCCGTTCGTGGCCGTCGCGCACGCCAGGCCCTCGGGCGCGGCAACCCTCTTCTACCGCGACTTCGTGGGCCAGCCGCTCAAGGAGGACTGGCGGGACCTCGTCACCCGTGCGGCCGACACGGGCGAGATCGTCGACTCGTCCGCGCTCGACTGGTACGAGGAGATGCCCACGCGAATGCGCGCGGTCCCGGTCAAGCGCCGGCTGCAGACGACCGGCCCCGAGGTCTCCGAGCACCCGATCGCGGTGCTCACGCGGCACTCGAACCTGAGCCAGTCGCGCACGCCGAGCCGGCAGGAGCTGACCTTCAACGACTGCGCGGACGAGCTGTTCGCGATGATCGCGTCGGGCGACTTCCCCGACCTCGGCGCGCCGTCCGGGCCCCGTCGCGGCGCACCCCGGGCATCCGACGGCCTGATCAGGCTCGACATGGACGGCGTCACGACCTTCGCGAGCCCCAACGCGCTGTCGGCCTTCTACCGCATGGGCTTCGCCGAGGAGCTCGAGTCGGAGTCGCTGGCCGAGGTGACCACGCGCCTGCTCGCGGGCCGCCTCGAGGTCGACGAGTCGCTGCCCCTCGTCGTGACCGGCCGCGCACCGTGGCGCACCGACATCGAGTCGAAGGGCGTGACCGTGACGCTCCGCGCCATCCCGATCCGCCATCGCGGCGAACGGGTGGGCGCGATCGTGCTCTGCCGCGACGTCACCGAGATGCGGCACCAGGAGCAGGAGCTCATCACCAAGGACGCGACGATCCGCGAGATCCACCACCGGGTGAAGAACAACCTGCAGACGGTCGCGTCGCTGCTGCGCATCCAGGCGCGACGAACCCACTCCGACGAGGCGCGCTCCGCGCTGACCCAGGCGATGCGCCGGGTCGGCGCGATCGCCGTGGTGCACGACACGCTGTCCGAGGGGCTCAGCCAGAACGTCGACTTCGACCAGGTCTTCGATCGCACGCTGCTGCTGGTCGCCGAGGTCGCGGCCGCGCACAACACCACCGCGCACCCGAAGCGCACGGGCACCTTCGGGGTGCTGCCGAGCGCCTACGCGACGCCGCTCGCCCTCGCACTCACCGAGCTGGTGACGAACGCCGTCGAGCACGGGCTCGACGGCCAGGAGGGCGACGTCGAGATCACCGCCGAGCGCACGCCCGACACGCTGACGGTGGAGGTCCGCGACACGGGGTCGGGCCTGCCCGAGGGGAAGGTGGGCGAGGGGCTCGGCACGCAGATCGTGCGCACCCTCATCCAGGGCGAGCTCGGCGGGACCATCGACTGGCACACCGTGGTCGGCACGGGTACCGAGGTCACGATCTCGGTGCCGATGCGCTGGATCACCCAGGCATGA